In Gemmatimonadota bacterium, the following proteins share a genomic window:
- the purE gene encoding 5-(carboxyamino)imidazole ribonucleotide mutase, which translates to MNERQSSPNPLVGVVMGSKSDWDTMQKVRDVLEQFDVPHECRIVSAHRTPLWLAEYAAEAEGRGLEVIIAGAGGAAHLPGMMAAQTLLPVLGVPVESKALKGMDSLLSIVQMPRGIPVGTLAIGQSGAVNAGLLAVAILATSRPDLREKLRTYREDQTDKVMGDELQ; encoded by the coding sequence ATGAATGAAAGGCAATCTTCTCCCAATCCCCTCGTCGGCGTGGTCATGGGCAGCAAGTCCGACTGGGACACCATGCAGAAAGTCAGGGACGTTCTCGAGCAGTTCGACGTGCCCCATGAATGCCGGATCGTCTCAGCCCACCGCACGCCCCTCTGGCTGGCCGAATACGCGGCCGAGGCCGAGGGAAGAGGACTCGAAGTCATCATCGCGGGCGCCGGAGGCGCGGCCCATCTCCCCGGCATGATGGCGGCCCAGACCCTGTTGCCGGTCCTCGGCGTACCCGTGGAAAGCAAGGCGCTCAAGGGCATGGACTCCCTGCTCTCCATCGTCCAGATGCCCCGCGGCATCCCCGTGGGCACGCTGGCCATCGGCCAGTCCGGCGCAGTGAACGCGGGCCTGCTCGCCGTGGCCATCCTGGCCACCTCGCGGCCGGACCTGCGGGAGAAACTGAGGACGTACCGGGAAGATCAGACCGACAAGGTCATGGGAGACGAGCTGCAGTGA
- a CDS encoding D-TA family PLP-dependent enzyme, whose protein sequence is MDPRYHVINVDEIPSPSMLVYRERLKENIDRTLEIAGGPERLRPHIKTHKMRAVIEMQRAAGIDRFKCATIYEARMLAEMGVEDVFIAYQMIGPNIGRLVDLAGRHPGTTFRSMVDDAGAAEALSAAADGAGVTIDVLLDFDVGQHRTGIAAGPEALELYALLDRLPGITPGGLHGYDGHNHQADLEERRQACGAALDQVRAFQARLESRGLPVPRRVMGGSISFPCYAPAEDVEPSPGTSVFWDWGYSSRFPDLPFEAAALLLSRIISVPTPTRVTLDLGNKSIASDPAGQRGIPWNLPGAEPGLHNEEHWIMDCPDSSGQSVGDPIYVFPTHVCPCTALHRQVYVIDGDGLCREQWTVDARNRE, encoded by the coding sequence ATGGATCCCCGATACCACGTAATCAACGTCGATGAGATTCCCAGCCCATCCATGCTGGTCTACCGGGAGCGGCTCAAGGAGAACATCGACCGGACCCTGGAGATCGCGGGCGGCCCCGAACGCCTCCGTCCCCACATAAAGACCCACAAGATGCGGGCCGTCATCGAGATGCAGCGCGCGGCCGGGATCGACAGGTTCAAGTGCGCCACGATCTACGAGGCGCGGATGCTGGCGGAAATGGGCGTGGAGGACGTCTTCATCGCCTACCAGATGATCGGGCCCAACATTGGACGCCTGGTCGACCTCGCCGGTCGTCATCCCGGTACGACCTTCCGCAGCATGGTGGATGATGCGGGCGCGGCCGAGGCGCTGTCGGCGGCGGCGGATGGCGCAGGCGTAACCATCGACGTGCTGCTGGACTTCGACGTGGGCCAGCACCGCACCGGTATCGCGGCCGGGCCGGAAGCGCTCGAACTCTACGCGCTGCTCGACCGCCTGCCCGGCATCACGCCCGGCGGCCTGCACGGCTATGACGGCCATAACCACCAGGCGGACCTCGAGGAACGCCGGCAGGCCTGCGGCGCCGCACTGGACCAGGTGCGCGCTTTTCAGGCCCGGCTGGAGTCCCGGGGCCTGCCCGTGCCGCGGCGGGTCATGGGCGGTTCCATATCTTTCCCGTGCTATGCCCCGGCCGAAGACGTGGAACCCTCGCCCGGTACTTCTGTGTTCTGGGACTGGGGGTACAGCAGCCGCTTCCCCGACCTGCCCTTCGAAGCCGCGGCCCTGCTACTCAGCCGCATCATCAGCGTTCCCACGCCGACGCGCGTGACCCTCGACCTGGGCAACAAGTCCATCGCCTCGGATCCGGCCGGGCAGCGCGGCATCCCCTGGAACCTTCCCGGTGCCGAACCCGGGCTGCACAACGAGGAACACTGGATCATGGACTGCCCGGACAGTTCCGGCCAGTCAGTCGGCGACCCTATATACGTCTTCCCCACCCACGTATGCCCCTGTACCGCGCTGCATCGCCAGGTCTACGTGATCGACGGCGACGGCCTCTGCCGCGAACAGTGGACCGTCGACGCGCGGAACCGGGAATAG
- a CDS encoding 5-(carboxyamino)imidazole ribonucleotide synthase, with product MNDPILPGSTIGILGSGQLGRMIAIAARRMGYRVHTLSPESDSPTGHVADREVVAAYDDVEAVKRFAEDVDVITLEFENISAVCVDAASPIAPVRPKGSVLHTTQNRLREKTFLAEHGFPVASFRHVKSKEELAVAVAEIGVPAVLKTAGFGYDGKGQVKIDSADDVDRAWASMAGQEAVLEAFIDFKLELSVVAARGLTGDYAHYGAVENKHSHHILDVTTAPADVSGAVNVTAVNLTRKVFEALDVVGVACVEYFLDRDENLIINEIAPRVHNSGHFTFDACVTSQFEQQVRSVCGLPLGSTEQPRPAAMANLLGDLWTNGEPDWAAALAIPEVKLHLYGKQEARPGRKMGHLTAMADTREQAVESVVEARNMLRG from the coding sequence ATGAACGACCCAATCCTTCCGGGTTCGACCATCGGTATCCTCGGCAGCGGCCAGCTCGGTCGCATGATCGCCATTGCCGCCCGGCGTATGGGTTACCGCGTCCACACCCTCTCACCCGAATCCGACTCGCCCACCGGTCACGTCGCCGACCGCGAAGTCGTCGCCGCCTACGACGACGTGGAGGCCGTGAAGCGCTTCGCCGAAGACGTGGACGTTATCACTCTGGAATTCGAGAACATATCGGCCGTATGCGTCGACGCCGCATCGCCCATTGCACCGGTTCGCCCCAAAGGAAGTGTCCTCCACACGACGCAGAACCGCCTGCGGGAGAAGACTTTTTTGGCGGAACACGGGTTTCCAGTCGCGTCATTTCGTCACGTTAAATCGAAAGAGGAACTTGCTGTGGCCGTCGCGGAAATCGGCGTGCCCGCCGTGCTCAAGACGGCCGGATTCGGCTATGACGGAAAAGGGCAGGTGAAGATTGACTCGGCCGACGACGTGGACCGCGCCTGGGCGTCCATGGCGGGGCAGGAAGCGGTGCTCGAAGCGTTTATCGACTTCAAGTTGGAACTGTCCGTGGTTGCTGCGAGGGGATTGACAGGCGACTACGCGCACTACGGTGCGGTGGAAAACAAGCATAGCCACCACATACTCGATGTCACCACCGCCCCGGCCGACGTGTCCGGCGCGGTAAACGTTACCGCCGTGAACCTAACCAGGAAGGTCTTCGAAGCCCTCGATGTCGTCGGGGTCGCCTGCGTCGAGTACTTCCTCGACCGCGACGAGAACCTCATCATAAATGAGATCGCACCCCGCGTCCACAACTCGGGCCACTTCACCTTCGATGCTTGTGTTACCAGCCAGTTCGAGCAGCAGGTCCGCTCCGTGTGCGGTCTGCCCCTCGGATCGACTGAGCAGCCCCGGCCCGCGGCCATGGCAAATTTATTGGGAGATCTGTGGACGAATGGCGAACCGGACTGGGCAGCGGCCCTGGCCATTCCGGAAGTCAAGCTGCACTTGTACGGAAAACAGGAAGCCCGCCCCGGAAGAAAGATGGGACACTTGACGGCGATGGCGGATACACGGGAGCAGGCGGTGGAAAGTGTGGTGGAGGCGAGGAATATGTTGAGAGGATAA
- a CDS encoding ABC-F family ATP-binding cassette domain-containing protein, whose translation MPLVSFHKVTKYYGAQCVLQGISWGIDPGQHVGLIGSNGTGKTTMLQLITGDLSPDEGEISRRRDLRTGYLTQDAHLTATNSVLDEALSSFERIHALEKQLRTAEAALEKAKGDAEESERRLGLYGRLTEEFERAGGYTYPHRAKTVLHGLGFKEEDLPLPVNVLSGGQKTRLRLGKLLLGDADLLLLDEPESHLDVAATEWLEEYITDHPAAILLVSHDRYFLDRTVNRIAELEDLGLQNFPGNYTRAMEVKAERLKARQRAYDQQQAFIQEREEFIRRTIEGVKTKQAQGRRSHLARLERLEKPRTKHRTASLNFGAMKRSGRDVLALDDVSKSYGTRTLFSELHFTQHLGDRVGLIGYNGAGKTTLLRMIVGQETPSSGSIRLGTGVDIGYYDQERASLTGDRSVLNELWSVRPGMNEGTVRNLLGRFLFRGDDVFKQVNLLSGGEQGRLALAKLILEEPNFLVLDEPTNHLDILSRQALEQALADYPGTLMVASHDRYFLDQMVGALLIFEQEGVRHWEGTYSEYRAYKEEQRLAAARAKEKKPRRKAGAADGTTGGATGAAYDPRKKERKEQRMMAEALEEAIRKKEAEIARLEGDLGEEGTFSDREQVERVGSAYARARQELEDLYLEWEVVAMELED comes from the coding sequence ATGCCGCTCGTATCCTTCCACAAAGTCACGAAATACTACGGCGCGCAATGTGTCCTGCAGGGCATCAGCTGGGGCATTGACCCCGGCCAGCACGTGGGCCTGATCGGTTCCAACGGGACCGGCAAGACGACCATGCTGCAGCTCATCACCGGCGACCTGTCGCCGGACGAGGGGGAGATCTCCCGCCGTCGGGACCTCCGGACCGGCTACCTGACCCAGGACGCGCACCTGACCGCCACCAACTCGGTCCTGGACGAGGCGCTGAGCAGCTTCGAGCGCATTCACGCACTGGAAAAGCAGCTGCGCACGGCTGAAGCGGCGCTGGAGAAGGCAAAGGGCGACGCGGAAGAGTCCGAGCGACGCCTCGGACTGTATGGCCGGCTGACGGAAGAGTTCGAACGGGCCGGCGGTTACACCTACCCGCATCGCGCAAAGACCGTGCTTCACGGGCTGGGTTTCAAGGAGGAAGACCTGCCCCTGCCGGTCAACGTGCTCAGCGGCGGGCAGAAGACGCGCCTGCGCCTGGGCAAGCTGCTGCTGGGGGACGCGGACCTGCTGCTGCTGGACGAGCCGGAAAGCCACCTGGACGTGGCCGCGACGGAATGGCTGGAAGAGTACATCACCGACCACCCGGCGGCCATCCTGCTCGTTTCCCACGACCGCTACTTCCTCGACCGGACCGTGAACCGGATCGCCGAACTGGAAGACCTGGGTCTGCAGAACTTCCCGGGCAATTACACCCGGGCCATGGAGGTCAAGGCCGAACGCCTCAAGGCGCGGCAGCGCGCCTACGACCAGCAGCAGGCCTTCATCCAGGAGCGGGAAGAGTTCATTCGCCGGACCATCGAGGGCGTCAAGACCAAGCAGGCCCAGGGAAGGCGGAGCCACCTGGCGCGCCTGGAGCGCCTCGAGAAGCCGCGGACGAAGCACCGGACGGCCTCTCTGAACTTCGGGGCGATGAAGCGCAGCGGGCGGGACGTACTCGCGCTCGACGACGTATCCAAAAGCTACGGTACGCGGACGCTGTTCTCGGAGCTGCACTTCACCCAGCACCTGGGCGACCGTGTAGGCCTGATCGGATACAACGGCGCGGGCAAGACCACGCTGCTCCGCATGATCGTGGGTCAGGAGACGCCTTCGTCCGGAAGCATCCGCCTGGGTACGGGCGTGGACATCGGCTACTACGACCAGGAACGGGCCAGCCTCACGGGCGACCGGTCCGTACTGAACGAACTCTGGTCGGTCAGGCCGGGCATGAACGAAGGCACCGTGCGCAACCTCCTCGGCCGGTTCCTCTTCCGGGGAGACGATGTCTTCAAGCAGGTGAACCTGCTGAGCGGAGGGGAGCAGGGGCGCCTGGCGCTGGCCAAGCTGATCCTGGAGGAGCCGAACTTCCTGGTCCTCGACGAGCCGACCAACCACCTGGATATCCTCTCCAGGCAGGCCCTCGAACAGGCCCTGGCCGACTACCCCGGCACGCTCATGGTGGCGTCCCACGACCGGTATTTCCTCGACCAGATGGTCGGCGCGCTGCTGATCTTCGAACAGGAAGGCGTCCGCCACTGGGAAGGCACCTACTCGGAGTACCGAGCCTACAAGGAGGAGCAGCGCCTCGCCGCTGCGCGGGCGAAGGAGAAGAAACCGCGTCGAAAGGCCGGGGCGGCTGACGGGACGACTGGCGGGGCGACCGGGGCGGCCTACGATCCCCGTAAGAAGGAACGCAAGGAGCAGCGGATGATGGCCGAGGCGCTGGAAGAGGCCATCCGGAAGAAGGAGGCGGAGATCGCCCGCCTCGAGGGCGACCTCGGCGAGGAGGGGACCTTCTCCGACCGGGAGCAGGTCGAACGGGTCGGCAGCGCTTATGCGCGCGCCCGGCAGGAACTGGAAGACCTCTACCTGGAGTGGGAGGTCGTCGCCATGGAACTGGAAGATTAG
- a CDS encoding Gfo/Idh/MocA family oxidoreductase: MNKTREQFHLGIAGACGRGMSFRAACDALPRVRVHAVCDIDAGALPATAELLGASEQYTDYDEMLERSDLDGVIIATPMPLHAPQAIAALDRGRHVFSEVPAAVSVEECRAIVRAAQSSGRVYMMGENYTYIRENVLVKALVKAGHFGTPYYAEGEYLHELKGYDEQRLAARGLPPEQVWRRHWQSGIDGITYGTHSLGPILQWFDDRVAYVTCHGSGHHYLDTEGRAYAQDTSVMLCKMAGGGLAKIRMDLTSDRPHALTNYQLQGTDGCYESARGKGQAYRVWLKSRCVDENTWMDLHELEEEFLPDWMGAAAAKGAGHGGSDYHELVEFIEAAEGLRKPSIGLHEAMDMTLPGLVSQQSIAENGSSLPVPDSRDWYSEPPER; this comes from the coding sequence ATGAACAAAACTCGGGAACAGTTCCACCTGGGCATCGCCGGGGCATGCGGACGGGGCATGAGCTTCCGCGCCGCCTGCGACGCCCTCCCCCGTGTGCGCGTCCACGCCGTGTGCGACATCGACGCCGGCGCGCTGCCCGCCACCGCGGAGCTGCTGGGCGCTTCGGAGCAGTACACCGACTACGATGAAATGCTCGAACGGTCCGACCTAGACGGCGTGATCATCGCCACCCCCATGCCGCTTCATGCGCCGCAGGCCATCGCCGCGCTGGACCGGGGACGGCACGTATTCAGCGAGGTCCCGGCGGCGGTTTCGGTCGAGGAGTGCCGGGCGATCGTCCGGGCGGCCCAGTCCTCCGGACGCGTATACATGATGGGCGAAAACTACACCTACATCCGCGAGAACGTGCTGGTGAAGGCGCTCGTCAAGGCGGGGCATTTCGGCACGCCCTACTACGCCGAGGGAGAATACCTTCACGAGCTCAAGGGATACGACGAGCAACGCCTGGCGGCCCGGGGACTGCCGCCCGAACAGGTCTGGCGCCGCCACTGGCAGTCGGGCATCGACGGCATCACCTACGGGACCCACAGTCTGGGGCCCATCCTCCAGTGGTTCGACGACCGCGTGGCGTACGTGACCTGTCACGGCAGCGGCCACCACTACCTGGACACGGAGGGCAGGGCCTACGCCCAGGACACGAGCGTCATGCTCTGCAAGATGGCGGGCGGCGGCCTGGCCAAGATCCGCATGGACCTTACCTCCGACCGGCCCCACGCGCTGACCAACTACCAGCTCCAGGGGACCGACGGCTGTTACGAATCGGCCCGGGGCAAGGGACAGGCGTACCGCGTCTGGCTCAAGTCCCGCTGCGTGGACGAGAACACGTGGATGGACCTTCACGAGCTCGAAGAGGAGTTCCTGCCCGACTGGATGGGGGCGGCGGCCGCGAAAGGCGCCGGGCACGGCGGGAGCGACTACCACGAACTGGTTGAGTTCATCGAAGCCGCGGAAGGCCTGCGCAAGCCGTCCATCGGCCTGCACGAGGCCATGGACATGACCCTGCCCGGTCTCGTCAGCCAGCAGTCCATCGCCGAAAACGGCAGTTCCCTGCCTGTCCCGGATTCGAGGGATTGGTACTCGGAACCTCCGGAGCGCTGA
- a CDS encoding YpdA family putative bacillithiol disulfide reductase, whose translation MYDAVIIGAGPAGLAAAYAAKQAGLDYVVVERQCIVHTIYQFPTGLVFYSTPELISLGDVPMIVQGLKPTREEALNYYLKFVESQGLKVNTYEEVTRISGQDGDFEIESVSQREGDRHYRTRKVILATGAFDSANRIGVPGEELPKVFHYFKEGHPYFDRDVLVVGGKSSAVETALTLYRAGARVTMSYRQSAFRGIKYWVLPDLENRIAEGSITAIMDSTVKEIRQTDVVLEAAGTERVIPNDFVFCMTGHTPDVPFLSGTGVKVHPKNNIPVHDSDTFESNVPGIYIIGVITAGNVSSDIFIENSRLHGPKVVEHILGQDEISQ comes from the coding sequence TTGTACGACGCCGTCATCATAGGGGCCGGCCCGGCCGGACTCGCCGCGGCCTACGCCGCCAAGCAAGCCGGATTGGACTACGTGGTCGTGGAACGCCAGTGCATCGTCCACACCATCTACCAGTTCCCCACGGGCCTGGTCTTCTACTCGACCCCGGAACTCATCTCGCTGGGCGACGTGCCCATGATCGTCCAGGGACTCAAGCCCACCCGGGAAGAGGCGCTGAACTACTACCTGAAATTCGTCGAGTCCCAAGGACTCAAGGTGAACACATACGAAGAGGTCACCCGCATCTCGGGCCAGGACGGCGACTTCGAGATCGAATCAGTGTCGCAGCGTGAGGGCGACCGGCACTACCGGACCCGGAAAGTCATCCTGGCCACCGGCGCCTTCGACAGCGCCAACCGGATCGGCGTGCCCGGTGAGGAACTGCCCAAGGTCTTCCACTACTTCAAGGAGGGCCACCCCTACTTCGACCGGGACGTCCTCGTCGTGGGCGGCAAGAGCTCGGCCGTGGAGACGGCGCTGACCCTCTACCGCGCCGGCGCGCGGGTCACCATGTCCTACCGCCAGAGCGCGTTCCGGGGCATCAAGTACTGGGTCCTGCCCGACCTGGAGAACCGCATCGCCGAGGGATCGATCACGGCCATCATGGATTCCACGGTGAAGGAAATCCGACAGACCGATGTGGTCCTGGAAGCAGCGGGCACTGAGCGCGTGATCCCGAACGACTTCGTCTTCTGCATGACGGGCCACACACCCGACGTGCCCTTCTTGAGCGGCACGGGCGTCAAAGTCCACCCCAAAAACAACATCCCTGTACACGATTCCGACACCTTCGAATCCAACGTGCCCGGTATCTACATCATCGGCGTCATCACCGCCGGCAACGTGAGCAGCGACATCTTCATCGAAAATAGCCGCTTGCATGGACCGAAGGTGGTGGAGCATATTCTGGGGCAGGACGAGATTTCGCAGTGA
- a CDS encoding enoyl-CoA hydratase-related protein has translation MSFEQILIEQDGGVVTITIDHPPLNVLSAQVGRELGEALDQLDGDPDASVVVLTGSGDRAFAAGADIRELQRLSGSDAEEMTHRWHRLFRRIEGFRLPVIAAVNGVALGGGCELAMACDLRYASEKARFGQPEINLGLVPGWGGTQRLPRLIGRGRALELMLTGDMFDAAEAHRLGLVNRVTAPEKLMDTVGELAGRMAAKGGVALASIKTCVNEGLDQGLDEALALEAREFGAVSSSEDKAEGIAAFLEKRPAAFRGR, from the coding sequence ATGTCGTTTGAGCAGATCCTCATTGAGCAGGACGGCGGGGTGGTCACGATCACGATCGACCATCCTCCCCTGAACGTGCTCAGCGCCCAGGTCGGACGTGAACTCGGTGAAGCGCTCGACCAGTTAGACGGCGACCCGGACGCTTCCGTGGTCGTGCTCACGGGTAGCGGCGACCGGGCTTTTGCCGCCGGGGCCGACATCCGGGAACTGCAGCGGCTGTCGGGTTCGGACGCCGAGGAAATGACCCATCGCTGGCATCGCCTCTTCCGGCGGATCGAAGGATTCAGATTGCCGGTCATTGCCGCCGTGAACGGGGTGGCGCTCGGAGGCGGATGCGAACTGGCCATGGCGTGCGACCTGCGTTACGCCTCGGAGAAAGCCCGGTTCGGCCAGCCGGAAATCAACCTCGGCCTGGTCCCGGGATGGGGCGGCACGCAACGGTTGCCGCGACTCATCGGTCGGGGACGGGCCCTCGAGTTGATGTTGACGGGCGATATGTTCGATGCCGCCGAGGCCCATCGCCTCGGACTCGTCAATCGCGTTACGGCGCCGGAGAAGTTGATGGATACGGTCGGGGAACTGGCCGGGCGCATGGCCGCAAAAGGCGGCGTGGCGCTGGCTTCCATCAAGACCTGCGTCAACGAAGGGCTGGACCAGGGGCTGGACGAAGCCCTGGCGCTTGAAGCCCGGGAATTCGGAGCGGTGAGCTCCTCAGAGGACAAGGCGGAAGGCATCGCGGCGTTTCTCGAGAAACGTCCCGCGGCATTCCGGGGTCGCTGA
- a CDS encoding DSD1 family PLP-dependent enzyme — MARPGSPIEDIDTPALVIDLDRMEGNIARMAAFFADKDAYLRPHTKTHKTPVLAHRQIEAGARGVTCAKLGEAEVMAAAGIRDILVANQVVGRVKIDRLVALARHSDVIVASDHEANVREISDAAQAAGTRVNMIIEVDVGMERCGVPPGEPAWQLAQAIDRHPGVVFRGVMGYEGHIIGNPNDEERYAGCRASMTMLTQTADYIRERGLAVDLVSGGGTGTYKVTGTFPGVNEVQAGSYILMDGTYQQRIPEFDCALTVYATIVSRPGDELAVADAGLKTMTNDMGLQSVRGVEGASILRQSEEHVKIELPGASCILRPGDKFHIVPSHCCTTINLHDRFYGVRDGTVESVWDIAARGKLQ; from the coding sequence ATGGCCCGTCCCGGCAGTCCGATCGAGGACATCGACACCCCGGCCCTGGTGATCGACCTGGATCGGATGGAAGGCAACATCGCCCGCATGGCGGCGTTCTTCGCCGACAAGGACGCCTACTTGCGGCCCCACACCAAGACACACAAGACGCCGGTCCTGGCACACCGGCAGATCGAGGCCGGCGCCCGGGGCGTCACCTGCGCCAAGCTGGGCGAGGCCGAGGTCATGGCCGCGGCGGGCATTCGCGACATTCTGGTGGCCAACCAGGTCGTCGGACGCGTCAAGATCGACCGCCTCGTCGCCCTCGCACGCCATTCGGACGTCATCGTCGCCTCGGACCATGAAGCAAACGTACGGGAGATCTCCGACGCGGCGCAGGCCGCCGGCACCCGGGTGAACATGATCATCGAAGTCGATGTGGGCATGGAGCGCTGCGGCGTGCCGCCCGGCGAACCCGCCTGGCAACTCGCACAGGCCATCGACCGGCATCCCGGTGTCGTCTTCCGCGGGGTGATGGGTTACGAGGGCCACATCATCGGCAACCCGAACGACGAGGAACGGTACGCCGGCTGTCGGGCGTCCATGACCATGCTCACCCAGACCGCCGACTACATCCGTGAGCGGGGGCTGGCCGTGGACCTGGTCAGCGGCGGCGGCACGGGGACGTACAAGGTCACCGGGACGTTTCCGGGAGTGAACGAAGTGCAGGCGGGATCCTACATCCTGATGGACGGCACCTACCAGCAACGCATCCCCGAATTCGACTGCGCGCTTACGGTCTACGCCACGATCGTCAGCCGGCCCGGCGACGAACTCGCCGTCGCCGACGCGGGCCTGAAGACCATGACAAACGACATGGGGCTGCAGTCCGTCCGCGGCGTGGAAGGCGCATCCATCCTGCGCCAGTCCGAAGAACACGTCAAAATCGAGCTGCCCGGCGCGTCCTGTATCTTGCGGCCTGGCGACAAGTTCCACATCGTCCCGAGCCATTGCTGCACGACCATCAACCTCCACGACCGGTTCTACGGCGTGCGCGACGGTACGGTCGAGTCCGTGTGGGACATCGCGGCGCGCGGAAAACTACAGTAG